A section of the Streptomyces sp. SCL15-4 genome encodes:
- the lanL gene encoding class IV lanthionine synthetase LanL translates to MAVSIAGRSGSCDDTWSYLNDPRMPAMKHGWKLHVSARPGDLDAVIRLVLPVLSRHVCHAKFARDPDTLRRLNSGEVSAAAVGKAITVYPLAGTVVEVARELAAVLRDREGPRVVSDRRVDPRAPVYYRYGPFTGDYRTGRSGRLESVMAGPDGRIFDGLAVGRYRCPPWAEDPFVKRSAPHGEEPSAPGFGGGRYTITTGIARAARGNVYRAVDRTSGRPVVVKQARAFVGEDESGTDARHRLRNERTVLTVLDGVTGVPRALDYFAHQSDEYLVMSGCGDRDLRREVLRNGPYRDDGIRPARALSVLAARLLRVLDAIHARNVVVRDLKPGNVVLDDASPGHCHVIDFGISEWKGAGPGGATPGYTEPVLRATGPAAPADDYYALGATLFFAATGMDPVIVDTDHGTNRDRTLACLAWALPGRAHRKIRSSITGLLSFDPAVRTAAADGMRTGTAGPARRPARPRIDSDLLDEIIEHTTAFCVGEAQAIVDPVRAARLNVPTSIDVYGGSSGLGLELLHHANRPHVRSTVTALARWTAEQSRNLPPGFYTGRTGVELFLAEAGLEPVPDAVVRSRYSVLPDRAPDGGPPEADLIAGAAGIGLGRLLLARHALRSGHRHAADRHLAVAADCDRMLASDIARLTPTGSDRAGDAALREGIAHGEAGVACFLLEYAGVTGDPDAVSRSEKAAAHLAAVTPDIIAAAAEPGATRRYGSWCRGLAGIGTVLVRAAERLDEPGYLDLAQRAARACAALAPRMPLVTQCCGLAGVGDLMVDVAEATASEEFRDAAETVALLILGRSGGTWSRPVFPDTGLARSSAAWAGGSAGVLAFFRRLRDRGGPRLGLAA, encoded by the coding sequence GTGGCCGTTTCCATCGCCGGCCGCAGCGGTTCGTGCGACGACACGTGGTCGTACCTGAACGATCCGCGGATGCCGGCGATGAAACACGGCTGGAAGCTGCACGTCTCGGCGCGTCCCGGCGACCTCGACGCCGTGATACGGCTCGTCCTGCCGGTGCTGTCCCGGCACGTCTGCCACGCGAAGTTCGCCCGCGACCCCGATACGCTGCGCCGCCTCAACTCCGGGGAGGTGAGCGCCGCAGCCGTCGGCAAGGCGATCACCGTCTACCCACTGGCCGGCACCGTGGTCGAGGTCGCCAGGGAACTCGCCGCCGTACTGCGTGACCGGGAAGGCCCGCGGGTCGTCAGCGACCGGCGGGTCGATCCGAGGGCCCCGGTCTACTACCGCTACGGCCCCTTCACGGGCGACTACCGGACCGGCCGGAGCGGACGGCTGGAATCCGTCATGGCCGGGCCGGACGGCCGGATCTTCGACGGCCTGGCCGTCGGCCGCTACCGGTGCCCGCCCTGGGCCGAGGACCCCTTCGTGAAACGCTCCGCACCACACGGTGAGGAGCCGTCCGCGCCCGGCTTCGGCGGCGGACGCTACACAATCACCACCGGCATCGCGCGCGCGGCCCGGGGCAACGTCTATCGCGCGGTCGACCGTACTTCCGGGCGGCCGGTGGTGGTCAAACAGGCGAGGGCCTTCGTGGGCGAGGACGAATCCGGTACGGACGCCCGCCACCGGCTGCGTAACGAGCGCACGGTCCTCACCGTGCTCGACGGCGTCACGGGCGTGCCCCGCGCCCTGGACTACTTCGCTCACCAGTCGGACGAGTACCTGGTGATGAGCGGTTGCGGCGACCGGGACCTGCGCAGGGAGGTCCTGCGGAACGGCCCCTACCGGGACGACGGCATCCGGCCGGCGCGCGCCCTGTCCGTCCTCGCCGCCCGGCTCTTGCGCGTCCTGGACGCGATCCACGCCCGGAACGTGGTCGTCCGCGACCTCAAGCCCGGCAACGTCGTGCTCGACGACGCCAGTCCCGGCCACTGCCACGTGATCGACTTCGGGATCAGCGAGTGGAAGGGCGCCGGCCCGGGAGGAGCGACCCCCGGATACACCGAGCCGGTTCTGCGCGCGACCGGACCGGCCGCCCCGGCCGACGACTACTACGCGCTCGGCGCGACGCTCTTCTTCGCCGCCACCGGCATGGACCCGGTGATCGTCGACACCGACCACGGGACCAACCGGGACCGGACCCTGGCCTGCCTGGCATGGGCGCTGCCCGGGCGCGCCCACCGGAAGATCCGGTCGTCGATCACCGGCCTCCTGAGCTTCGACCCGGCCGTCCGGACCGCCGCCGCCGACGGCATGCGCACCGGCACCGCCGGACCCGCACGCCGGCCCGCGCGTCCCCGGATCGACAGCGACCTGCTGGACGAGATCATCGAGCACACGACCGCGTTCTGCGTCGGCGAAGCGCAGGCGATCGTGGACCCGGTACGGGCCGCGCGGCTGAACGTCCCCACCTCCATCGACGTCTACGGCGGCAGTTCGGGACTCGGACTGGAACTCCTCCACCACGCGAACCGGCCCCACGTGCGTTCGACCGTCACCGCGTTGGCGCGGTGGACGGCGGAACAGTCGAGGAACCTGCCACCCGGCTTCTACACGGGCCGCACCGGTGTCGAACTCTTCCTCGCGGAGGCCGGGTTGGAGCCGGTGCCGGACGCGGTCGTGCGATCCCGGTACTCCGTCCTGCCGGATCGCGCGCCGGACGGCGGACCGCCGGAGGCGGACCTGATCGCGGGCGCCGCCGGAATCGGCCTCGGCCGGTTGCTGCTCGCCCGGCACGCTCTCCGGTCCGGTCACCGGCACGCCGCGGACCGGCACCTGGCCGTCGCCGCCGACTGCGACCGGATGCTGGCGTCGGACATCGCCCGGCTGACCCCGACCGGTTCGGACCGGGCCGGTGACGCCGCACTCCGCGAGGGCATCGCGCACGGCGAGGCGGGCGTCGCCTGCTTCTTGCTCGAATACGCCGGCGTGACCGGGGACCCGGACGCGGTCAGCCGCTCCGAGAAGGCCGCCGCGCATCTGGCCGCCGTGACGCCGGACATCATCGCGGCGGCCGCGGAGCCGGGGGCGACCCGCCGCTACGGCTCGTGGTGCCGGGGCCTGGCCGGCATCGGGACCGTACTCGTCCGGGCCGCCGAACGCCTCGACGAACCCGGGTACCTCGACCTCGCCCAGCGGGCCGCGCGTGCGTGTGCCGCGCTGGCACCGCGGATGCCGCTGGTCACGCAATGCTGCGGACTGGCCGGAGTGGGAGACCTGATGGTGGACGTCGCGGAGGCGACCGCGTCCGAGGAGTTCCGGGACGCGGCCGAGACCGTCGCCCTGCTCATCCTCGGCCGCAGCGGCGGCACCTGGTCCCGGCCCGTGTTCCCGGACACCGGTCTCGCCCGGTCGAGTGCCGCCTGGGCCGGCGGCTCCGCGGGCGTGCTGGCCTTCTTCAGACGGCTGCGCGACCGGGGCGGCCCGCGACTCGGCCTCGCCGCCTGA
- a CDS encoding SflA family class IV lanthipeptide has product MPIAVPDLLEADGFRDAGPLEIDDEAIVFEDDDRGHLDPTACLADPWVTATTRFACDLNS; this is encoded by the coding sequence ATGCCCATAGCCGTGCCGGATCTTCTGGAAGCCGACGGATTCCGCGATGCGGGTCCGCTGGAGATCGACGACGAGGCGATCGTGTTCGAGGACGACGACCGCGGCCACCTCGACCCCACGGCGTGTCTCGCCGACCCCTGGGTGACCGCCACCACCCGATTCGCCTGTGATCTGAACTCGTAG
- a CDS encoding glyoxalase yields MKRKAMAWALPALLVALSVVGSGAPSSARNERAAATTTAVGPQYDTTHVYVTPGDVDEFVVSWEATFGGTHTAKAVTTVTPTPSSTESELVHSPVGTLSVFDFKTPVPYPFGTERTGWLVRDLDLGVRQARKSGAQVVVAPFDDPIGRDAVVQFPGGVNAQLYWHTEAPSYAPLETVPDNRVYLTPDSVDGFLGSYLRFTGGRIVSDQRSADAGDIGLPGRTYRRIALRSPFGNTVVSVTDGHLPYPFGRETTGYAVHDLAATLHKAEAAGAKVLWGPYTAEGRSTATVRFPGGYVAELHTTH; encoded by the coding sequence ATGAAGCGCAAGGCGATGGCATGGGCGCTGCCCGCGTTACTGGTGGCGCTCAGCGTGGTGGGTTCCGGGGCGCCGTCCTCGGCCCGGAACGAACGGGCCGCGGCTACGACCACGGCGGTCGGCCCCCAGTACGACACCACGCACGTCTACGTGACCCCGGGCGACGTGGACGAGTTCGTCGTGAGCTGGGAGGCGACCTTCGGCGGCACACACACCGCGAAGGCCGTCACGACCGTCACCCCGACGCCCAGCAGTACCGAGTCCGAGTTGGTCCACTCGCCCGTCGGCACCCTGTCCGTCTTCGACTTCAAGACGCCCGTGCCGTATCCGTTCGGCACCGAGCGGACGGGCTGGCTCGTGCGCGACCTCGACCTGGGCGTCCGGCAGGCCCGCAAGAGTGGGGCGCAGGTCGTCGTGGCACCCTTTGACGATCCCATCGGGCGGGACGCGGTCGTCCAGTTCCCCGGCGGCGTCAACGCCCAGCTGTACTGGCACACCGAAGCCCCGTCGTACGCGCCGCTGGAGACCGTGCCGGACAACCGCGTCTACCTGACACCGGACTCGGTGGACGGGTTCCTCGGCTCCTACCTCCGGTTCACCGGAGGGCGCATCGTCTCCGACCAGCGGTCGGCGGACGCCGGCGACATCGGCCTGCCCGGGCGGACGTACCGGCGCATCGCCCTGCGCTCCCCGTTCGGCAACACCGTCGTCAGCGTCACCGACGGCCACCTTCCCTACCCGTTCGGCCGGGAGACCACCGGCTACGCGGTGCACGACCTCGCGGCCACGCTGCACAAGGCCGAGGCGGCGGGCGCGAAGGTGCTGTGGGGGCCGTACACCGCCGAAGGCCGCTCCACCGCGACGGTGCGGTTCCCGGGCGGATACGTCGCCGAACTGCACACGACGCACTGA
- a CDS encoding DUF1963 domain-containing protein, with product MTTLMIDAGPASPDSPLTRTGGVPLAPAGTEWPCCASCEGPMQFLAQVVLNNLDAGASESKLGVLALFACQNDPGMCSDWEPASGGNRALLFPLDGLEPLPRPDGAEEALLVLGAVRAVEPHQEPGDDYHLAREAWAARSDRPESSVLGQLGGDPAWIQGDETPSCPSCADTMPFVVQLEEGPDHSTAMNFGGAGCAYAFACAPCGRASLLWQC from the coding sequence ATGACGACTCTGATGATCGACGCCGGCCCGGCTTCGCCGGACTCGCCACTGACCCGGACCGGTGGAGTGCCCCTGGCTCCCGCTGGCACCGAATGGCCGTGCTGCGCTTCGTGCGAGGGTCCCATGCAGTTCCTCGCCCAGGTTGTCCTGAACAACCTTGATGCGGGGGCCTCGGAGAGCAAGCTCGGAGTCCTTGCCTTGTTCGCCTGCCAGAACGACCCAGGCATGTGTAGCGACTGGGAGCCGGCCTCGGGAGGAAACCGCGCCCTGCTCTTCCCACTGGATGGCCTCGAGCCGCTGCCCCGCCCCGATGGTGCCGAGGAAGCCCTGCTCGTACTCGGCGCGGTCCGCGCCGTCGAGCCGCACCAAGAGCCCGGGGACGATTATCACCTGGCCCGCGAAGCCTGGGCGGCGAGAAGTGATCGTCCTGAATCCTCGGTGCTCGGGCAACTCGGAGGGGACCCCGCTTGGATCCAGGGCGATGAGACCCCCTCCTGCCCCTCGTGTGCCGACACGATGCCGTTCGTCGTTCAGCTTGAGGAAGGACCGGATCACAGCACCGCCATGAACTTCGGCGGCGCGGGCTGCGCATACGCGTTCGCCTGTGCGCCGTGCGGCCGTGCGTCGCTCCTGTGGCAGTGCTGA
- a CDS encoding acyl-CoA desaturase, with protein MTISAQPLAPTMTPAGPSRDPGAGSDFSRLSRRITEAGLMRRRPGYYAVRLGLVVALTAAGWGAFLTLGDSWWQLAVAAFLALMYGQTALVSHDLAHRQVFRRSRPSQTWGRLFGNLGIGMSYGWWMNKHTRHHANPNHEELDPDVAPDILVWSTAQARDSRGLARFIGGHQAWLFFPLLTLEGFNLHVASLRALRSPSMKHRTPEAALLLLHLAAYVSALFLLLPPGKAVAFLAVHQCLFGVYLGCTFAPNHKGMPTISGDERPDFLRRQVLTSRNVRGGRFTDVLLGGLNYQIEHHLFPSMPTPHLRRAQVIVRAYCAEIGVPYHETGLIRSYREALAHLHRVGEPIRRQRRTAP; from the coding sequence ATGACGATTTCCGCACAGCCTCTGGCCCCGACCATGACACCCGCCGGTCCTTCCCGTGATCCCGGCGCCGGGAGTGACTTCTCCCGGCTGTCCCGGCGCATCACCGAGGCGGGACTGATGCGGCGCCGCCCCGGCTACTACGCGGTGCGGCTCGGGCTGGTCGTCGCACTGACGGCGGCGGGCTGGGGAGCGTTCCTCACGCTCGGTGACAGCTGGTGGCAGCTCGCGGTGGCCGCCTTCCTCGCGCTGATGTACGGCCAGACGGCCCTGGTGTCCCACGACTTGGCCCACCGCCAGGTGTTCCGACGCAGCCGGCCGAGCCAGACGTGGGGCCGGCTCTTCGGCAATCTGGGGATCGGCATGAGCTACGGCTGGTGGATGAACAAGCACACCCGTCACCACGCCAACCCCAACCACGAGGAACTGGACCCGGACGTCGCCCCGGACATCCTGGTGTGGTCCACCGCCCAGGCCCGCGACAGCCGCGGCCTGGCCCGCTTCATCGGCGGTCACCAGGCATGGCTGTTCTTCCCGCTGCTGACGCTGGAGGGCTTCAACCTGCACGTCGCGAGCCTGCGCGCGCTGCGCTCACCGTCCATGAAGCACCGCACACCGGAGGCCGCGCTGCTCCTGCTGCACCTCGCCGCCTATGTCTCGGCGCTGTTCCTGCTGCTGCCGCCCGGCAAGGCGGTCGCGTTCCTCGCCGTGCACCAGTGCCTCTTCGGCGTCTACCTGGGCTGCACCTTCGCCCCGAACCACAAGGGCATGCCCACGATCAGCGGCGACGAGCGGCCCGACTTCCTGCGCCGCCAGGTCCTCACCTCCCGCAACGTCCGTGGTGGCCGGTTCACCGATGTGCTGCTCGGCGGGCTCAACTACCAGATCGAGCACCACCTCTTCCCGAGCATGCCCACCCCGCATCTGCGCCGGGCCCAGGTCATCGTGCGCGCGTACTGCGCCGAGATCGGTGTGCCGTACCACGAGACCGGTCTGATCCGCTCCTACCGCGAGGCCTTGGCGCACCTGCACCGGGTGGGGGAGCCGATCAGGCGGCAGCGCAGGACGGCCCCCTGA
- a CDS encoding VOC family protein, whose amino-acid sequence MTLQRMDNVGIVVEDLDAAVAFFSELGMEVEGKARIEGLFADQAVGLDGVRSTIAMMRTPDGHGKLELAQYHSPAAIGDGSHTPSPNTLGLHRIMFAVDDIDDTIARLRARGAELIGEVARYKDIYRLCYLRGPSGIILALAEQIS is encoded by the coding sequence ATGACGCTTCAGCGGATGGACAACGTCGGGATCGTTGTCGAGGACTTGGACGCCGCTGTCGCCTTCTTCTCCGAACTGGGCATGGAGGTGGAGGGCAAGGCGCGGATCGAGGGCCTCTTCGCGGATCAGGCCGTCGGACTCGACGGAGTGCGCAGCACCATCGCCATGATGCGGACCCCGGACGGCCACGGCAAGCTGGAGCTCGCGCAGTACCACTCCCCCGCGGCGATCGGCGACGGGTCGCACACCCCGTCGCCGAACACGCTGGGCCTGCACCGGATCATGTTCGCCGTCGACGACATCGACGACACCATCGCCCGCCTGCGCGCCCGTGGCGCCGAACTGATCGGCGAGGTGGCGCGGTACAAGGACATCTACCGCCTCTGCTACCTCCGCGGCCCCTCGGGCATCATCCTCGCCTTGGCCGAACAGATCAGCTGA
- a CDS encoding isochorismatase family cysteine hydrolase, translating into MSKTALLVIDMINTYGHKDADLLLPSARTVVPVVTDLLRRARDLSVPVIYVNDNFGEWRSHHGELLQEALNGPHGSLVDPLKPDGDSLFVLKARHSVFFETPLEYLLRQQNIDQLVLTGQVTEQCVLYSALDAHIRHFEVIVPEDAVAHIHEDLAQAALQMMERNMGARVCRSEDLWK; encoded by the coding sequence GTGAGTAAAACTGCACTGCTGGTCATCGACATGATCAACACCTACGGCCACAAGGACGCCGACCTGCTGCTTCCCTCGGCTCGGACGGTCGTCCCGGTCGTGACGGACCTCTTGCGGCGCGCGCGAGACCTCTCCGTACCGGTGATTTACGTGAACGACAACTTCGGTGAGTGGCGATCACACCACGGTGAGTTGCTTCAGGAGGCTCTGAACGGCCCACACGGCTCTCTGGTGGATCCCTTGAAGCCCGACGGAGACTCCCTCTTCGTGCTGAAGGCCCGCCACTCGGTCTTCTTCGAAACCCCCCTGGAGTACCTCCTGCGACAGCAGAACATCGACCAGCTGGTACTCACCGGGCAGGTGACCGAGCAGTGCGTGCTCTACTCGGCACTCGACGCCCACATCCGTCACTTCGAAGTGATCGTTCCCGAGGACGCCGTAGCGCACATTCACGAGGACCTCGCCCAGGCCGCACTACAAATGATGGAGCGGAACATGGGCGCACGCGTGTGCAGGAGCGAGGACCTGTGGAAGTGA
- a CDS encoding M4 family metallopeptidase: MPAVAVTGTVPPRAPGQVVPAPDTDTPALVQGIREPAPAKVGAADAARAYLDGKRERYRISHAERDLVPGAVTASQGRETVRLQQRHRGVPVLGGQYVVRMEKQDGRRVVTGTSGKYFTGLTTGTTAEVDGELAVERAVSRVLDDLDGRRLAKAPREGEEEESPLRGTDRGLVVVPKGSGVLTRHVTVHGTDPANGTPVLQEVYVDAHAGYPVLQYSGIKTFGAPDQSAAGPSARDAVPAEPAGPPASAGEEQGSGVRLDGTTVGLGVVHDDERGLYLLRDDDRIPDDEYTDRFLATYDARDLMVGDVSGQWPPGLAEFTSSSKEFSAEVTGSGGVDAHWAAARVYDYYRDRHGRNSLDGHGMSIDSLVGVTQYGQPYVNAFWDGQKMVYGGGDEEYLPLSAALDVVGHEMTHGVIEHSANLVYAGQSGAMNEAIADYFGNAIEADVYGLPADDPDSGLLGERLCRTKSPRDCAVRDLGDGRTTTGSFLGLDFLNDNGGVHHNATIFGGALWDAREGLGAGLADRIVYRALTEYLTPLDGFTEGRAAVLAAAKDLGASAHDLKTLRRAFTAHGIVPGWELALGADSEPLLDRINTTGTGLGAGGGWWTAAKSDEDGSEPYSVWAGRADGKSPPRLMSPNDGRYHVNPATDGKTVVWQAYGPGGVEVLARPLAGGPVKKLWSGRSGGSVTDVDGDVVAFSFANVGGRSAVAYLSLKDPANVVTFGGGTYRRAYAPSVSGGKVFFRVWQRVALTRAVYEWRMTVVDVATGESTVVQQYPNTVSLGPTAVNGTHLFWLLSGTAEETDAKTAVRRAALDGSDAVDLSPETGPDALYAYDMTVSEDSATVLAYDPDGGLTNEATPKLHQFASAGVPGAPGTYKGRVSCNRGAQTHPAAVAGSQAVWLDSTTGTTDVVTRKRPAGRCG; the protein is encoded by the coding sequence TTGCCCGCCGTCGCCGTGACCGGGACGGTGCCCCCGCGGGCGCCGGGCCAGGTGGTTCCCGCACCGGACACGGACACTCCGGCCCTGGTCCAGGGCATCCGGGAGCCGGCACCGGCCAAGGTCGGCGCCGCGGACGCCGCCCGCGCCTACCTGGACGGCAAGCGCGAGCGGTACCGGATATCCCACGCGGAGCGCGACCTGGTGCCCGGGGCGGTCACCGCGTCGCAGGGGCGGGAGACCGTCCGGCTCCAGCAGCGTCACCGCGGCGTGCCGGTGCTGGGCGGCCAGTACGTCGTCCGGATGGAGAAGCAGGACGGCCGACGGGTCGTCACCGGCACCTCGGGCAAGTACTTCACCGGTCTGACCACCGGCACGACGGCCGAGGTGGACGGGGAACTCGCCGTCGAACGGGCCGTCTCCCGGGTCCTCGACGACCTCGACGGCCGGCGTCTCGCCAAGGCACCGCGCGAGGGCGAGGAGGAGGAGTCGCCGCTGCGCGGCACCGACCGCGGCCTGGTCGTCGTACCCAAGGGCAGCGGCGTGCTCACCCGGCACGTCACCGTCCACGGCACCGACCCCGCGAACGGAACCCCCGTGCTGCAGGAGGTGTACGTAGACGCCCACGCCGGTTATCCGGTCCTGCAGTACAGCGGTATCAAGACGTTCGGTGCCCCGGACCAGAGCGCCGCAGGGCCTTCGGCCCGGGACGCCGTACCGGCGGAGCCGGCCGGACCGCCGGCCTCGGCCGGTGAGGAGCAGGGCAGCGGAGTGAGACTGGACGGCACGACGGTCGGCCTGGGAGTCGTCCACGACGACGAACGCGGCCTCTACCTGCTGCGCGACGACGACCGCATTCCCGACGACGAGTACACCGACCGCTTCCTGGCGACCTATGACGCGCGGGACCTGATGGTGGGTGACGTGAGCGGCCAGTGGCCGCCGGGCCTGGCGGAATTCACCTCCTCCTCGAAGGAGTTCAGCGCCGAGGTCACCGGGAGCGGTGGCGTCGACGCGCACTGGGCCGCCGCCCGGGTCTACGACTACTACCGGGACCGGCACGGCAGGAACAGCCTCGACGGCCACGGCATGAGCATCGACTCGCTGGTGGGCGTGACCCAGTACGGGCAGCCGTACGTCAACGCCTTCTGGGACGGCCAGAAGATGGTCTACGGCGGCGGCGACGAGGAGTACCTGCCGCTGTCCGCCGCCCTGGACGTCGTCGGGCACGAGATGACGCACGGCGTCATCGAGCACTCGGCGAACCTCGTCTACGCCGGTCAGTCCGGAGCGATGAACGAGGCGATCGCCGACTACTTCGGCAACGCCATCGAGGCGGACGTGTACGGCCTGCCCGCGGACGACCCGGATTCCGGCCTGCTCGGCGAACGCCTGTGCCGGACCAAGAGCCCTCGCGACTGTGCCGTGCGCGACCTCGGGGACGGGCGGACCACCACCGGCTCGTTCCTCGGTCTGGACTTCCTCAACGACAACGGCGGCGTCCACCACAACGCGACCATCTTCGGTGGCGCGCTCTGGGACGCGCGGGAAGGACTGGGCGCGGGGCTCGCCGACCGGATCGTCTACCGGGCACTGACCGAGTACCTCACCCCGCTCGACGGCTTCACCGAGGGCCGGGCCGCGGTGCTCGCCGCCGCCAAGGACCTGGGCGCCTCGGCGCACGATCTGAAAACACTGCGCCGCGCCTTCACGGCCCACGGCATCGTGCCCGGCTGGGAACTGGCCCTCGGTGCGGACTCCGAGCCGCTCCTGGACCGGATCAACACCACCGGAACCGGCCTGGGCGCCGGCGGCGGCTGGTGGACGGCCGCCAAGTCCGACGAGGACGGCTCCGAACCGTACTCCGTGTGGGCCGGACGCGCCGACGGCAAGTCCCCGCCCAGGCTCATGAGTCCCAACGACGGCCGGTACCACGTCAATCCGGCGACCGACGGCAAGACGGTGGTCTGGCAGGCGTACGGGCCCGGCGGCGTGGAGGTCCTCGCCAGGCCGCTCGCGGGCGGACCGGTGAAGAAGCTGTGGTCCGGCCGCAGCGGAGGAAGCGTCACGGACGTCGACGGGGACGTGGTCGCCTTCAGTTTCGCGAACGTGGGCGGACGGTCGGCGGTGGCCTACCTGAGCCTGAAGGACCCGGCGAACGTCGTCACGTTCGGCGGAGGCACCTACCGGCGGGCGTACGCGCCCTCGGTCAGCGGCGGCAAGGTCTTCTTCCGCGTGTGGCAGCGCGTGGCGCTCACGCGCGCCGTGTACGAATGGCGGATGACCGTCGTCGACGTGGCGACGGGCGAGTCCACGGTGGTCCAGCAATACCCGAACACGGTGAGCCTCGGCCCGACGGCCGTCAACGGCACGCACCTGTTCTGGCTCCTCTCCGGCACGGCCGAGGAGACGGACGCGAAGACGGCCGTGCGGCGCGCCGCCCTCGACGGCTCCGACGCGGTCGACCTCAGCCCGGAGACCGGGCCGGACGCCTTGTACGCCTACGACATGACCGTCTCCGAGGACAGCGCCACGGTCCTCGCCTACGACCCGGACGGCGGTCTCACCAACGAGGCGACTCCCAAGCTGCACCAGTTCGCGAGCGCCGGTGTTCCGGGCGCGCCGGGAACCTACAAGGGCCGTGTCTCCTGCAACCGCGGCGCGCAGACGCACCCCGCGGCGGTCGCCGGCAGCCAGGCGGTGTGGCTGGACTCGACGACGGGCACCACCGACGTGGTCACGCGTAAACGGCCGGCCGGCCGCTGCGGCTGA
- a CDS encoding DUF4157 domain-containing protein gives MRAQDPMKSEKQPQRSATNVAARPEGPVPGALLRLQRTVGNTAVVRMLQRDGHRHGAGCGHQRPTAEPVQRSAVHAVLRTPGNPLDEPLRQEMESRLGADFSDVRLHTGSAARASAAEVGARAYTSGSHVVLGDGGGDKHTLAHELTHVIQQRQGPVAGTDNGSGLSVSDPGDRFEREAEANAVRVMRRTPEQSARHTPDPRSGPVQRETDAVARRSARGSDATTLQRFSEVTTAELGRARISENGLYLMTVDPGADTTVIWVAEGAPAPRYCSPTGESGEIAGRTYAEYEPQTSFLADCAHTAEEIMHQQRLALGQDASEFALGGHQFGLGDEENAQGATAYANARPGGPHANGEERPAPGQAFAIVETAWHGNYERPDNASGWPYHVAAVVAEDGDDRITVEQAADGNDARARQGHEGIVDMYTSGTDPTNGQALPRSFHGRNTGGPVQHFSVGAITVILQPINVGALRRETGRRKLM, from the coding sequence ATGCGCGCGCAAGACCCGATGAAGAGCGAGAAGCAGCCGCAGCGTTCCGCCACAAACGTGGCCGCGCGGCCGGAAGGCCCGGTGCCCGGTGCGCTGCTCAGGCTGCAGCGCACCGTCGGCAACACCGCCGTCGTCCGTATGCTCCAGCGGGACGGGCACCGGCACGGCGCGGGCTGCGGCCACCAACGGCCCACGGCGGAGCCTGTGCAGCGCTCCGCCGTGCACGCCGTGTTGCGCACGCCGGGCAATCCGCTGGACGAACCGCTGCGCCAGGAAATGGAGTCCCGCCTCGGCGCCGACTTCTCCGACGTCCGCCTGCACACCGGCTCCGCGGCCCGCGCCTCCGCCGCCGAGGTGGGCGCGCGTGCCTACACCTCCGGCAGCCATGTCGTCCTCGGCGACGGCGGCGGCGACAAGCACACCCTCGCCCATGAGCTGACGCACGTCATCCAGCAGCGCCAGGGACCGGTGGCCGGTACGGACAACGGGTCGGGACTGAGCGTCTCCGACCCCGGCGACCGCTTCGAGCGCGAGGCCGAGGCCAACGCCGTCCGGGTGATGCGGCGGACCCCCGAGCAGAGCGCCCGGCACACCCCGGACCCTCGAAGTGGTCCCGTGCAGCGCGAAACCGACGCCGTGGCCCGGCGCTCGGCGCGCGGTTCCGACGCGACGACCCTCCAGCGCTTCTCCGAGGTCACCACCGCGGAGTTGGGGCGCGCACGGATCTCGGAGAACGGCCTCTATCTCATGACCGTCGATCCCGGGGCGGACACCACCGTCATCTGGGTCGCGGAGGGCGCCCCGGCGCCCCGGTACTGCTCGCCGACCGGGGAGAGCGGGGAGATCGCGGGGCGCACGTACGCGGAGTACGAGCCGCAGACGTCCTTCCTCGCGGACTGTGCCCACACCGCCGAGGAGATCATGCACCAGCAGCGGCTGGCCCTGGGGCAGGACGCCAGTGAATTCGCCCTGGGCGGCCACCAGTTCGGCCTGGGTGACGAGGAGAACGCGCAGGGCGCCACAGCGTACGCGAACGCCAGGCCCGGCGGCCCGCACGCGAACGGCGAGGAGCGGCCGGCCCCCGGCCAGGCGTTCGCCATCGTGGAGACCGCGTGGCACGGGAATTACGAGCGGCCCGACAACGCCAGCGGGTGGCCGTACCACGTGGCGGCGGTGGTCGCCGAGGACGGTGACGACCGCATCACCGTGGAGCAGGCCGCGGACGGCAACGACGCTCGGGCCCGGCAGGGGCACGAGGGCATCGTCGACATGTATACGTCGGGCACGGACCCGACCAACGGACAGGCGCTGCCGCGCAGCTTCCACGGGCGCAACACCGGCGGTCCGGTGCAGCACTTCTCGGTCGGCGCGATCACCGTCATCCTCCAGCCGATCAACGTGGGTGCGCTCAGAAGGGAGACCGGCCGCCGCAAGCTCATGTGA